From a region of the Arachis ipaensis cultivar K30076 chromosome B09, Araip1.1, whole genome shotgun sequence genome:
- the LOC107619410 gene encoding uncharacterized protein LOC107619410, with the protein MVAEAWFVKMGNQVSSNLKHALLLETSSGKRKQQQHSSTIKNNDKVTIDILSFEVANVMSKTVHLHKSLSDSEISRLRNEILTSEAVRSLVSSDHSYLLDLALAEKLDELNRVAGVVSRLGKKCSVPALQGFEHVYGDIVSGVIDVNELGFLVKHMEGMVRKMDRYVSNTKNLYSEMEVLNQLEQAMNKFQNNQNEESRRVFEQKLAWQRQDVRHLKEISLWNQTFDKVVELLARTVCTIYARMSVVFGDSALRKNSIGLAGGSPPPECGLVSGQISVPMKSEKLNRNHSGRSGSHSGSIGRTVERKGSIGGRPRMDMRRGDLAYLQPEDFVLPCGTSPGRLFMECLSLSSSVSKFDDDDDSVIDHGDRCSHSIGLGNNVKKKEQSCHSSGFDHAQISIPFNGDLRAKSGVQSCSTFGPKSRLAVYASPSTLGGCALALHYANVIIVLEKLLSYPHLVGEEARDDLYQMLPTSLRLSLKAKLKSYVKNLAIYDAPLAHDWKVTLDGILRGLAPLAHNMIRWQSERNFEQHQIVSRTNVLLLQTLYFADKEKTEEAICEILIGLNYICRYEHQQNALLDCASSFDFEDCLEWQLQCGSSLLN; encoded by the coding sequence ATGGTTGCAGAGGCCTGGTTTGTGAAGATGGGTAACCAAGTCAGTTCCAATCTCAAGCACGCCCTTCTTCTAGAAACTTCTTCGGGAAAGAGGAAGCAGCAGCAACATAGCAGCACCATCAAGAACAACGATAAGGTAACCATTGACATTCTTTCTTTTGAAGTAGCCAATGTCATGTCCAAAACGGTTCACCTTCACAAATCCCTTTCGGATTCTGAGATCTCGAGGCTCAGGAATGAGATCTTGACCTCTGAAGCTGTTCGGAGCCTCGTTTCCTCCGACCATTCCTATCTCCTTGACCTTGCTCTCGCCGAGAAGCTCGACGAGTTGAACCGCGTCGCCGGCGTTGTTTCCAGGTTAGGGAAGAAGTGTTCTGTCCCTGCATTGCAGGGATTCGAGCATGTGTATGGTGACATTGTGAGTGGGGTCATAGATGTCAATGAATTAGGGTTCTTGGTTAAGCATATGGAAGGTATGGTGAGGAAGATGGATAGGTATGTTAGTAACACTAAGAATTTGTATAGTGAAATGGAGGTTTTGAATCAATTGGAGCAAGCTATGAACAAGTTTCAGAATAATCAGAATGAGGAGAGTAGGAGGGTCTTTGAGCAGAAACTCGCATGGCAAAGGCAAGATGTTAGGCATCTAAAGGAAATTTCACTTTGGAATCAAACATTTGACAAGGTTGTCGAGTTGTTGGCCAGGACAGTTTGCACCATCTACGCCAGGATGTCGGTGGTTTTCGGGGATTCTGCATTGAGGAAGAATAGCATTGGGCTTGCTGGAGGTTCTCCTCCACCTGAGTGTGGCTTGGTGTCTGGCCAAATTAGTGTTCCTATGAAATCGGAGAAGTTGAATCGCAATCACAGTGGCAGAAGTGGAAGTCATTCGGGTTCGATTGGGAGAACTGTGGAGAGAAAGGGAAGTATTGGTGGTAGGCCGCGGATGGATATGAGGAGAGGCGATTTAGCATATCTCCAACCCGAAGATTTCGTTCTTCCTTGTGGAACAAGTCCGGGGAGACTTTTCATGGAATGTCTAAGTTTAAGCAGCTCTGTCTCTaaatttgatgatgatgatgattctgTTATTGATCATGGGGACCGATGCAGTCACAGTATTGGTTTAGGGAATAATGTCAAGAAAAAGGAGCAGTCGTGCCATTCCAGTGGGTTCGATCATGCTCAAATCAGTATTCCTTTCAATGGAGATCTAAGAGCAAAATCCGGTGTTCAGAGTTGCTCAACCTTTGGTCCCAAGAGTAGATTAGCTGTTTATGCTTCTCCTTCCACTCTTGGAGGCTGCGCTCTTGCTTTGCACTATGCTAATGTCATAATTGTCCTCGAGAAACTGCTTAGCTATCCTCATTTAGTTGGAGAGGAAGCGAGGGATGATCTCTATCAGATGCTACCGACGAGCTTAAGGTTATCGCTGAAGGCAAAGCTGAAGTCTTACGTCAAGAATTTGGCCATATACGATGCTCCTCTTGCCCACGACTGGAAGGTGACTCTTGACGGTATACTTAGGGGGCTTGCGCCTCTCGCGCATAACATGATAAGATGGCAAAGCGAAAGGAATTTTGAGCAACACCAAATTGTTAGCAGGACGAATGTGCTGCTACTTCAGACCTTGTACTTTGCTGATAAGGAAAAGACAGAGGAAGCGATCTGCGAGATTCTTATTGGGTTGAATTACATATGCCGTTATGAACATCAACAGAACGCTTTGTTGGATTGTGCAAGCAGTTTTGACTTTGAAGATTGCTTGGAGTGGCAATTGCAGTGTGGATCTTCTTTGCTTAATTGA
- the LOC107615886 gene encoding protein FAR1-RELATED SEQUENCE 5-like — protein MMSCVLGMIVALIRRRKILSTMRVNLVNPWRCRIVAIKFKKLNELSYDDMWGIEFDTVDQCFDFYRNYAKVHGFVARLDEKGQDFNGNLNMRQIVYNREGTRRKKYLEMENRKKDHKPITRVMCQAKIRFHYDLILQKWRVTKFKETHNHDLIPPKYIQFVLAYRTMIDADKAQADSLHFYGVRTCHIMGFMVAQKGGPNRARFTKKDLYNHFDRSRRAKIKDGDAHAALSYLVFKADEDPLLQGKFTLKDGKLDNLVWADGSSITNYQCFGDVLAFDTTYQKNKYNRPLVVFSGTNHHGQTCIFGCGLLSDEKRKTYVLVLNMFMEIMGNK, from the coding sequence ATGATGAGCTGTGTTTTGGGTATGATAGTAGCTCTGATAAGGAGGAGGAAGATCTTATCAACAATGAGGGTAAATTTAGTGAATCCATGGAGGTGTCGAATTGTAGCTATAAAATTCAAGAAGTTAAACGAATTAAGCTATGATGACATGTGGGGTATTGAGTTTGACACCGTTGATCAATGTTTTGATTTTTATAGAAATTATGCTAAAGTGCACGGTTTTGTTGCGAGACTTGACGAAAAAGGACAAGATTTCAATGGAAACCTTAATATGCGACAGATAGTTTATAACAGAGAGGGTACACGTAGAAAAAAGTACTTGGAGATGGAGAACAGAAAAAAGGATCACAAGCCAATCACCCGTGTAATGTGTCAAGCAAAGATTAGATTTCATTATGACTTGATTTTACAAAAGTGGCGGGTCACCAAATTtaaagagactcacaaccatgacCTCATCCCACCTAAGTATATCCAGTTTGTTCTGGCATATCGAACAATGATTGACGCTGATAAAGCACAGGCTGATAGTTTGCACTTTTATGGTGTTAGAACTTGTCATATAATGGGGTTCATGGTGGCACAAAAAGGAGGTCCGAACAGGGCGAGATTCACAAAAAAAGATCTATACAATCATTTTGACAGATCGAGGCGTGCAAAGATAAAAGATGGTGATGCACATGCAGCATTGAGTTACCTAGTTTTTAAGGCAGATGAAGATCCACTATTGCAAGGGAAGTTTACTTTGAAGGATGGTAAGCTTGATAATTTAGTGTGGGCCGATGGATCTAGCATCACTAATTACCAATGTTTTGGTGATGTGTTAGCCTTCGACACGACATACCAAAAAAATAAGTATAATAGGCCGTTGGTTGTCTTCTCAGGAACAAATCATCATGGACAAACATGCATTTTTGGTTGTGGTTTATTATCCGATGAGAAGCGGAAAACCTATGTTTTGGTGTTGAATATGTTCATGGAGATAATGGGTAATAAATAA